One window of Methanocalculus alkaliphilus genomic DNA carries:
- the ppk1 gene encoding polyphosphate kinase 1 — MIIMDGDAIIRDDTTDQVLINTPKVFFNRELSWIQFNRRVLEEAWESDHPLLERVKFLSIFSNNLDEFVMIRLSGLWRQVAAGALERPPDALSPAEQIAGIRSELLPLLEEATECWEEYLLPRLRDEGIFIHRMDDLPPEWREKARERFIKDIFPIITPMAFDVSHPFPFISNLSLNLAVVINHPQRGRLFSRVKVPRGIVKRFIRLVEMPDTGKRHYHFVMLEDLIADNLDLLFPGMDVEAAYPFRVTRDADFEIEEDEASDLLTSIEESVEHRRIGQPVRLEVDRSVPSWIREMLAGKLHLHPSQVDTSTGPIGMADLMELTGINRPELKDPPFLPITPPGLENEKQIFAAIRQRDYLLYHPYDSFNPVVAFIRQAARDPDVLAIKQTLYRAGTNSPIVEALMEARERGKQVTVLVELKARFDEENNIVWARALERAGVHVVYGLVGLKVHAKLSIVIRREGERLVTYTHIGTGNYNAQTARVYTDLGIFTADPDVGSDAADLFNALTGYSAKRRYRTFLVSHGKDGLMRDDIIMRINREIQRHRETGDGCIVFKCNALVDPACIAALYRASEEGVRIHLQVRGICCLRPGVHGLSRNITVSSIVGRFLEHTRIFYFRNGGEEDVLIGSADLMPRNLDRRVEILYPVRDATIRQRLIEKILWIHLKDTLKMRLMNENGRYQRQELGPEPLDSQGWMITNRGAWHDA, encoded by the coding sequence ATGATCATAATGGACGGAGATGCCATCATCCGGGATGATACGACAGATCAGGTCCTCATAAACACACCGAAGGTCTTCTTTAACCGTGAACTCTCCTGGATACAATTTAACCGAAGAGTCCTCGAGGAGGCATGGGAGAGCGACCACCCGCTCCTTGAGCGGGTCAAGTTCCTCTCGATATTCTCAAACAATCTCGATGAATTTGTGATGATACGCCTCTCAGGACTCTGGCGCCAGGTGGCAGCCGGGGCACTGGAGCGCCCCCCCGATGCCCTCTCACCAGCAGAACAGATCGCAGGGATCCGATCAGAACTCCTCCCCCTCCTTGAAGAGGCGACAGAATGCTGGGAGGAGTATCTGCTCCCCCGGCTCCGTGATGAAGGGATCTTCATCCACAGGATGGACGATCTCCCCCCGGAGTGGAGAGAAAAGGCCCGTGAACGGTTTATAAAGGATATTTTTCCGATCATTACACCGATGGCCTTTGATGTCTCCCATCCCTTCCCGTTTATATCCAACCTCTCGCTGAATCTTGCCGTGGTCATCAACCACCCGCAGCGTGGCCGACTCTTCTCAAGGGTCAAGGTACCAAGGGGTATTGTAAAACGGTTCATCAGGCTCGTGGAGATGCCGGATACAGGGAAGAGACACTATCATTTCGTCATGCTTGAAGACCTCATTGCTGATAACCTCGATCTCCTCTTCCCAGGGATGGACGTGGAGGCGGCATACCCATTCCGGGTAACGAGGGATGCAGACTTTGAGATCGAGGAGGACGAGGCATCAGATCTCCTCACCAGCATCGAGGAAAGTGTCGAGCACAGGCGGATAGGCCAGCCTGTACGGCTTGAGGTGGACAGATCCGTCCCATCCTGGATCCGGGAGATGCTCGCGGGAAAACTTCATCTCCATCCAAGCCAGGTCGATACCAGCACCGGGCCGATCGGGATGGCAGACCTGATGGAGCTGACGGGAATCAACCGGCCCGAGCTGAAAGACCCGCCATTTCTTCCGATAACGCCTCCCGGCCTTGAGAATGAAAAGCAGATCTTCGCAGCCATCAGGCAGCGTGACTATCTCCTCTACCACCCCTATGACAGCTTCAACCCTGTGGTGGCATTCATCAGGCAGGCCGCCCGTGATCCGGATGTCCTTGCCATCAAACAGACACTCTACCGGGCCGGCACCAACTCTCCCATCGTTGAGGCCCTGATGGAGGCGCGTGAACGCGGCAAGCAGGTGACGGTCCTTGTGGAGCTGAAGGCACGCTTCGACGAGGAGAATAACATCGTCTGGGCACGGGCGCTGGAGCGTGCCGGGGTGCATGTCGTCTATGGCCTCGTCGGCCTGAAGGTCCATGCCAAACTCTCTATTGTCATAAGGCGGGAAGGCGAGAGGCTCGTCACATATACACACATCGGAACCGGAAACTACAATGCCCAGACGGCGCGGGTCTATACCGATCTCGGCATCTTTACCGCTGATCCCGATGTCGGATCCGATGCCGCCGATCTCTTCAACGCGCTCACCGGATACTCGGCAAAGAGGCGATACCGAACATTCCTCGTCTCCCATGGAAAGGACGGTCTGATGCGTGATGATATCATCATGAGAATTAACCGGGAGATCCAGCGCCACCGTGAGACCGGTGACGGCTGCATCGTCTTCAAATGTAATGCCCTTGTCGATCCCGCCTGTATAGCGGCACTCTACAGGGCATCGGAGGAGGGGGTCAGAATTCACCTCCAGGTACGGGGGATATGCTGCCTCAGGCCAGGAGTACACGGCCTTTCCCGAAATATCACCGTCTCTTCCATTGTAGGGCGTTTCCTTGAGCACACACGAATTTTTTACTTCAGGAACGGCGGGGAAGAGGACGTCTTAATCGGATCTGCGGACCTGATGCCACGAAACCTTGATCGGAGAGTGGAGATCCTGTACCCGGTACGGGATGCAACGATCCGGCAGAGGCTGATCGAGAAGATCCTCTGGATACATCTCAAGGATACCCTGAAGATGAGACTGATGAACGAGAACGGCCGGTACCAGCGGCAGGAACTCGGACCGGAACCCCTGGACTCGCAGGGGTGGATGATCACAAACAGGGGGGCCTGGCATGACGCATGA
- a CDS encoding HEAT repeat domain-containing protein, which produces MAGQREIMHLHPDERSTVSFEETVTAMLTAPSADEKITHLRSLTAMDGRRAIPHLIAALRDDDKTVRASASAFLTSIGEGAIPELAALLKDQWWIVRYRACEALGEMKSSQTLPHLRRSLQDERDHVRYMAAKGLGSLGNPAVIQDITPLLDDENPYVRDMARRAIQSLRG; this is translated from the coding sequence ATGGCAGGGCAAAGAGAGATCATGCATCTTCATCCGGATGAGAGGAGCACCGTCTCTTTTGAGGAGACTGTGACAGCAATGCTTACCGCACCATCTGCCGACGAGAAGATAACCCATCTGAGATCTCTTACAGCGATGGATGGCCGCCGTGCCATCCCTCATCTCATTGCGGCACTGCGGGATGATGATAAAACGGTCCGGGCCTCGGCATCCGCATTCCTTACCTCCATCGGTGAGGGGGCTATTCCTGAGCTTGCAGCACTTCTGAAGGATCAGTGGTGGATAGTCCGGTACCGTGCCTGCGAGGCACTCGGGGAGATGAAGAGTTCCCAGACGCTTCCTCATCTCAGAAGATCCCTCCAGGATGAGAGGGATCATGTCCGGTACATGGCAGCCAAAGGGCTCGGCAGTCTTGGCAATCCTGCTGTTATTCAGGATATTACACCGCTCCTTGATGACGAGAACCCGTATGTCCGGGATATGGCACGGCGGGCGATTCAATCTCTCAGAGGGTGA
- a CDS encoding ArsR family transcriptional regulator, with protein MLNHVEVSRLLDILGNRNRRRIIELLRQKPCFVTEISDRLIISPKAVIDHLGMMEREALISSFLDERRRKYYYLSQEFDIVVSMRKNGDGMRVAGLPSADLRLIESLSMLRRMARARESILDTLENLEHDIEATMNDIFRMSRGVCEDDLDLDIIITLSHQDLTLGELVEVMERDPEAVTIALGRLGSRGIVTKEGERYRIAGMYGAVQT; from the coding sequence ATGCTTAATCACGTCGAGGTTTCCCGCCTGCTCGACATCCTTGGAAATCGTAATCGAAGGCGGATTATCGAGCTGCTTCGGCAAAAACCCTGTTTTGTCACCGAGATATCCGACCGTCTCATCATATCACCAAAAGCGGTGATCGATCATCTCGGTATGATGGAGCGGGAGGCACTCATCTCCTCCTTCCTCGATGAACGGAGGAGGAAATATTATTATCTCTCCCAGGAATTTGACATCGTCGTCTCGATGAGGAAGAACGGAGACGGGATGCGGGTGGCAGGCCTCCCTTCAGCCGATCTCCGTCTTATCGAATCCCTCTCAATGCTCAGGCGCATGGCACGGGCACGGGAGAGTATCCTTGACACCCTTGAGAATCTTGAGCATGATATCGAGGCGACGATGAACGATATCTTCAGGATGAGCAGGGGGGTCTGTGAAGACGACCTGGATCTTGATATCATCATCACGCTCTCCCACCAGGATCTCACCCTCGGCGAGCTCGTCGAAGTGATGGAGAGGGATCCAGAGGCGGTCACTATAGCGCTTGGGCGTCTGGGATCAAGGGGTATCGTCACGAAGGAGGGGGAACGGTACAGGATTGCCGGGATGTATGGAGCAGTACAGACCTGA